DNA from Methylobacterium currus:
AGCCTTGCGCGTGCGGACGACCGCGCCGATGGTCTCAGCCCTGTCGATCAGCGGCTGGTGCGCGCCCTTCTCCTCGTCGAGCGGCGCGTTGCGGCCGCAGAGCCGGGTCTTGCCGACGCCGATCGTCGGGCGCTGGAGCCACAGGCCCATATGGCTGGCGATGCCGATGCGGCGCGGATGCGCCGTGCCCATGCCGTCGAACAGGAATACGTCGGGCTCGGCCTGGAGCCGTCCGAAGGCCTCCTCCAGCACCGGACCCTCGCGGAAGCTGAGCAGGCCCGGCACGTAGGGAAACGGCGTCGGCATCAACGCCGTCACGGTCTCGACCACCCGGAAATCCGGGTAGGTCGCGACCACGATCGCCGCGTGCGAGCGGTCGTTCTTCACGCTGACATCGACGCCGGCGACGAGCCGCACGGCGTCGAGGGCGAGGGGCCGGTCGGCCACGACCTCGGCGGCGAGCTGGCGCTGGAGCACCACCGCCTCCGCCGGCGTCAGGTCCCAGCCGTGGCGCCGGACGAGATCCATCAGGTGTTGAAGCGGAAATGCAGCACGTCGCCGTCCTGCACCAGGTATTCCTTGCCCTCGAGCCGGAGCTTGCCGGCCTCGCGGGCACCCGCCTCGCCCTTCAGCGCCGTGTAATCGGCGAAGGCGATGGTCTCGGCGCGGATGAAGCCCTTCTCGAAGTCGGTGTGGATCACCCCGGCGGCGGCCGGCGCGCGGGTGCCCTTGGTGATGGTCCAGGCCCGGGCCTCCTTCGGCCCGACGGTGAAGTAGGTGATGAGGCCGAGCAGTTCGTAGCCGGCGCGGATCACCCGGTTCAGGCCGGGCTCGGTCAGCCCCACCGCCTCCAGGTACTCGACCTGCTCCGCCGGAGGCAGGACCGCAATCTCGCTCTCGATCTTGGCCGAGACGACGACGGCCTTGGCGCCCTCCTCCTTCGCGCGGGCGAAGACGGCGGCCGAGTGGGCGTTGCCGGAATCGGCCGCGCCTTCCTCGACGTTGCAGACGTAGAGCACGGGCTTGGCCGTCATCAGGCCGAGCTGCGAGAACAGGCGCTCCTCCTCGGCTTTTCGCTGGACGAGCCGCGCCGGCTTGCCGTCGCGCAGGAGCGGCAGCGCCCGCTGCACCAGGTCGAGGACCTCCTTGGCCTCCTTGTCGGCGCCCTTGGCCTTCTTCTCGAGCGCCGTGACGCGCTTCTCGAGGCTGTCGAGATCGGCCAGCATCAGCTCGGTCTCGATCGTCTCGATGTCGGCGATCGGGTCGACCTTGCCCTCGACGTGGGTGACGTCGCCGTCCTCGAAGCAGCGCACGACATGCGCGATGGCGTCGACCTCGCGGATATTGGCGAGGAACTGGTTGCCCAGGCCCTCCCCTTTCGAGGCGCCGCGCACCAGGCCGGCGATGTCGACGAAGGTCAGGCGGGTCGGGATGATCTCCTTCGAGCCGGCGATGCGCGCGAGGTCGTCGAGCCGGGGATCCGGCACCGCCACCTCGCCGACATTCGGCTCGATGGTGCAGAACGGGTAGTTCGCCGCCTGCGCCGCCGCGGTCTGCGTCAGCGCGTTGAAGAGCGTCGACTTGCCGACGTTCGGCAGGCCGACGATGCCGCATTTGAAGCCCATCAGATCGTTCCGTTCGATTCGCTAGAGACCGCCGGCCCGCGGCCAGATCGCGTCGCCATTGCGGTGTGAAGATGTCGGGGTCAAGCCGGCTTCTCGCCGACGCGCTTCACCTCGTCCCAGCCCCGTCCGGCCATGGCGAGGTGGACCTTGTTCTGGAAGCGGGCATCCTCGCCGGAGGCCAGCAGCTCGGCGGCGTCGGCCATCGCGTCGCACAGGTCCTCGACCCACGGCATCTCGGCCTTGGCGAAATCGTTGAGCACGTAGGCGTGGACGAGGGCCTTGTCGCCCGGATGCCCGATGCCGAGGCGGGCGCGCCAGTACTCGTTGCCGCATTGCGCGGTGATCGAGCGCAGGCCGTTATGGCCCGCATTGCCGCCGCCCTTCTTCACCCGGAGCTTGGCGGGCGCGAGATCGAGCTCGTCGTGGAACACCACCACGTCCTCGAGCGGGATCTTGTAGAAGCGCTGCGCTTCCGCCACCGCCCGGCCGGATTCGTTCATGAAGGTCAGGGGCTTGAGGAGCAGCACGCGCTCCGTGCCGATCACCGCCTCGGTGCTCTCGCCCTGGAACTTGCGCCGCCACGGCGCGGCGCGGTGCCGGCGCGCGATCGCGTCGAGCGCCATGAAGCCGATATTGTGCCGGTTGCCCGCGTAGCGGGTGCCGGGATTGCCGAGGCCGACGAACAGCCGCATGGCGACAGGAAGCTCCCCGAGAAAGCGGAAACGCCCCGGGTCTCGCGACCGGGGCGTCCCGATTGACAGGTGAGGCCAGAGCCGAAAAAAGCCGGCTCAGTCCTCCTTGGCGGCCTCGCCCTCGGCAGCCTCTTCGGCGGCCTCGGCAGCCGACTCGGCGCGGGCGGCCTCGGCCACCGCGGCCTCCTCGGCCTCGACCTCGGCGCCGAGCACCGTCGGCGGCACGAGCGTGGCGACGACCTCGTCCCCGCCGAGGGCGAGGGTGGCGCCGGCCGGCACGGGCAGGTCGGAGACGTGGATGGTGTCGCCGATGTTCTTGCCGGTCAGGTCGACGGTGATCGCGTCGGGGATCGACTCGGGCGCGACCTCGACCGCGACGGTGTGGTGCACGATGTTGAGCGTGCCGCCATTCTGCTTGATGCCGGGAGCCGCGTCCTCGTTGGTGAAGTGCACCGGCACCTCGACCTCGACCGACTGACCGGCGACGACGCGCAGGAAGTCGACGTGCAGCGGCACGCCGGAGACCGGGTCGAGCTGGTAGTCGCGCGGGATCGCCCGGACCTTGCGGCCGCCGGCGCTGATCTCGAACACGGTGGTCAGGAAGCCACCGGCGTAGATCAGGGTGCGGGTGCGGATGAGGTCGATGGCGATGGCCTGCGGCGGCTGATTGCCCCCGTAGACGACGGCAGGCACCTGGCCCTGGCGACGAACGGCCCGGGCGGCCCCCTTGCCGACCCGGTCGCGTGCCACGGCCTCAAGCGGCTTCAC
Protein-coding regions in this window:
- the pth gene encoding aminoacyl-tRNA hydrolase, which gives rise to MRLFVGLGNPGTRYAGNRHNIGFMALDAIARRHRAAPWRRKFQGESTEAVIGTERVLLLKPLTFMNESGRAVAEAQRFYKIPLEDVVVFHDELDLAPAKLRVKKGGGNAGHNGLRSITAQCGNEYWRARLGIGHPGDKALVHAYVLNDFAKAEMPWVEDLCDAMADAAELLASGEDARFQNKVHLAMAGRGWDEVKRVGEKPA
- a CDS encoding 50S ribosomal protein L25/general stress protein Ctc; amino-acid sequence: MSAVKPLEAVARDRVGKGAARAVRRQGQVPAVVYGGNQPPQAIAIDLIRTRTLIYAGGFLTTVFEISAGGRKVRAIPRDYQLDPVSGVPLHVDFLRVVAGQSVEVEVPVHFTNEDAAPGIKQNGGTLNIVHHTVAVEVAPESIPDAITVDLTGKNIGDTIHVSDLPVPAGATLALGGDEVVATLVPPTVLGAEVEAEEAAVAEAARAESAAEAAEEAAEGEAAKED
- the nfi gene encoding deoxyribonuclease V (cleaves DNA at apurinic or apyrimidinic sites), which encodes MDLVRRHGWDLTPAEAVVLQRQLAAEVVADRPLALDAVRLVAGVDVSVKNDRSHAAIVVATYPDFRVVETVTALMPTPFPYVPGLLSFREGPVLEEAFGRLQAEPDVFLFDGMGTAHPRRIGIASHMGLWLQRPTIGVGKTRLCGRNAPLDEEKGAHQPLIDRAETIGAVVRTRKAKHPLFISPGHLADIPTSVALVLACAPKFRLPEPIRLAHKAAGAFS
- the ychF gene encoding redox-regulated ATPase YchF; translated protein: MGFKCGIVGLPNVGKSTLFNALTQTAAAQAANYPFCTIEPNVGEVAVPDPRLDDLARIAGSKEIIPTRLTFVDIAGLVRGASKGEGLGNQFLANIREVDAIAHVVRCFEDGDVTHVEGKVDPIADIETIETELMLADLDSLEKRVTALEKKAKGADKEAKEVLDLVQRALPLLRDGKPARLVQRKAEEERLFSQLGLMTAKPVLYVCNVEEGAADSGNAHSAAVFARAKEEGAKAVVVSAKIESEIAVLPPAEQVEYLEAVGLTEPGLNRVIRAGYELLGLITYFTVGPKEARAWTITKGTRAPAAAGVIHTDFEKGFIRAETIAFADYTALKGEAGAREAGKLRLEGKEYLVQDGDVLHFRFNT